A region from the Corylus avellana chromosome ca7, CavTom2PMs-1.0 genome encodes:
- the LOC132188508 gene encoding uncharacterized protein LOC132188508 isoform X1 — translation MHPDILRFANFSQDMTRITDIQHSSHPHQLTWMGAQAPYHCNGCKEEGFEPCYQCEECDFHLHEQCGLAARGSILPHPFEKSKFKFYGQHTENGMNFGFCVACGQNIRGFMYESSCKKPVRIHPCCLKLQQIISVDGVTLELREKISRLSKACLICQTRKVSKEIRGWAYVSKCGNFCCHVACFKAMTLKNWKASCLCPETDGSSTFELKLGLGDANGTGHSEKWLGKMKFLLQIIIGAILGEGISVIVELLFA, via the exons ATGCATCCTG ACATTCTGAGATTTGCAAACTTCTCACAAGATATGACGAGAATTACTGATATACAGCATTCTAGTCACCCACACCAGCTTACATGGATGGGGGCGCAAGCACCTTATCATTGTAATGGGTGTAAAGAGGAAGGGTTTGAGCCATGCTACCAGTGTGAGGAATGTGACTTTCATCTTCACGAGCAATGCGGTTTAGCCGCGCGCGGCTCAATCTTACCGCACCCGTTCGAGAAAAGCAAATTCAAGTTTTATGGTCAGCATACAGAGAATGGGATGAACTTTGGATTTTGCGTTGCATGTGGGCAGAACATCCGAGGGTTTATGTACGAATCTTCGTGTAAGAAGCCAGTCCGCATACATCCTTGTTGTTTGAAGCTCCAACAAATTATTTCAGTTGATGGGGTGACTCTGGAGCTCCGTGAAAAGATCTCACGGCTATCAAAGGCATGCCTAATATGCCAAACTAGGAAAGTTTCAAAAGAGATTAGGGGATGGGCATATGTTTCCAAGTGTGGCAATTTCTGTTGCCATGTGGCATGTTTCAAGGCCATGACCCTCAAGAACTGGAAGGCGTCTTGTCTTTGCCCAGAAACTGATGGAAGCAGCACCTTTGAATTGAAACTAGGGCTTGGGGACGCTAATGGAACGGGGCATAGTGAGAAATGGCTGGGGAAGATGAAATTTCTTCTTCAGATCATCATTGGTGCAATTTTAGGAGAAGGAATTTCTGTTATTGTTGAGTTGTTATTCGCATAG
- the LOC132188508 gene encoding uncharacterized protein LOC132188508 isoform X2 — translation MTRITDIQHSSHPHQLTWMGAQAPYHCNGCKEEGFEPCYQCEECDFHLHEQCGLAARGSILPHPFEKSKFKFYGQHTENGMNFGFCVACGQNIRGFMYESSCKKPVRIHPCCLKLQQIISVDGVTLELREKISRLSKACLICQTRKVSKEIRGWAYVSKCGNFCCHVACFKAMTLKNWKASCLCPETDGSSTFELKLGLGDANGTGHSEKWLGKMKFLLQIIIGAILGEGISVIVELLFA, via the coding sequence ATGACGAGAATTACTGATATACAGCATTCTAGTCACCCACACCAGCTTACATGGATGGGGGCGCAAGCACCTTATCATTGTAATGGGTGTAAAGAGGAAGGGTTTGAGCCATGCTACCAGTGTGAGGAATGTGACTTTCATCTTCACGAGCAATGCGGTTTAGCCGCGCGCGGCTCAATCTTACCGCACCCGTTCGAGAAAAGCAAATTCAAGTTTTATGGTCAGCATACAGAGAATGGGATGAACTTTGGATTTTGCGTTGCATGTGGGCAGAACATCCGAGGGTTTATGTACGAATCTTCGTGTAAGAAGCCAGTCCGCATACATCCTTGTTGTTTGAAGCTCCAACAAATTATTTCAGTTGATGGGGTGACTCTGGAGCTCCGTGAAAAGATCTCACGGCTATCAAAGGCATGCCTAATATGCCAAACTAGGAAAGTTTCAAAAGAGATTAGGGGATGGGCATATGTTTCCAAGTGTGGCAATTTCTGTTGCCATGTGGCATGTTTCAAGGCCATGACCCTCAAGAACTGGAAGGCGTCTTGTCTTTGCCCAGAAACTGATGGAAGCAGCACCTTTGAATTGAAACTAGGGCTTGGGGACGCTAATGGAACGGGGCATAGTGAGAAATGGCTGGGGAAGATGAAATTTCTTCTTCAGATCATCATTGGTGCAATTTTAGGAGAAGGAATTTCTGTTATTGTTGAGTTGTTATTCGCATAG